Proteins from a single region of Microbacterium sp. zg-Y818:
- the ruvX gene encoding Holliday junction resolvase RuvX gives MSGFRRGVRIGVDVGKARVGVARSDPDGMLATPLETVPRDDHAVARVRELAAEYDAFEVLVGLPLNLSGNDTPSTADARAFAAELAQAGSTPVRMVDERLSTVSAHAALRQSGRSQRDSRSIVDQVAAVVLLQHALDVEKNTGRPPGNPTPPAQEPA, from the coding sequence GTGAGCGGGTTCCGTCGCGGCGTCCGGATCGGGGTCGATGTGGGCAAGGCCCGGGTGGGCGTCGCCCGCAGCGACCCGGACGGGATGCTGGCCACCCCGCTCGAGACGGTGCCGCGCGACGACCACGCCGTGGCGCGGGTGCGAGAGCTCGCGGCCGAGTACGACGCGTTCGAAGTGCTCGTGGGTCTGCCACTGAATCTCAGCGGCAACGACACCCCGTCCACCGCAGACGCCCGGGCGTTCGCCGCCGAGCTGGCCCAGGCTGGATCGACCCCCGTGCGCATGGTGGACGAACGCCTCAGCACGGTCTCGGCGCATGCCGCGTTGAGACAGAGTGGGCGTTCTCAGCGGGATTCTCGTAGCATTGTCGATCAGGTAGCCGCCGTCGTACTGCTGCAGCACGCGCTCGATGTCGAGAAGAACACCGGTCGGCCGCCTGGAAACCCGACGCCCCCGGCCCAGGAGCCCGCCTGA
- a CDS encoding replication-associated recombination protein A — protein sequence MTTPAALFQGQTPLPVRMRPVSLDEVAGQRHLLRPGSPLVALASTETRGAAATSVILWGPPGTGKTTLAQAVARSSGRRFVELSAVTAGVKDVREVMQEALTQRDMYGQSTILFLDEIHRFTKAQQDALLPGVENGWVVLIAATTENPSFSVISPLLSRSLLLTLQPLTDEDLGMLVDRAVSDPRGLAGAVALDDDARAAIIRLASGDARRALTALEAAASMADPEAETPVITADLVAQAVDRALLRYDRQGDEHYDVISAFIKSIRGSDVDAAMHYLARMIEAGEDPRFIARRLVISASEDIGLADPQALTIAVAAADAVAFIGMPEGRIPLAEATAYLATTAKSNAAYNAINAAIADVRAGGFGRVPVHLRDAHYPGAKRLGHGKGYVYPHDLDVGVATQQYLPDELRGRRYYEPTARGVERDIGARVEKIRKILGD from the coding sequence GTGACAACCCCCGCGGCGCTCTTTCAGGGCCAGACGCCCCTGCCCGTGCGCATGCGGCCGGTCTCGCTCGACGAGGTCGCCGGGCAGCGCCATCTGCTGCGTCCCGGGTCGCCGCTGGTCGCGCTCGCCTCGACCGAGACGCGTGGAGCCGCCGCCACCTCGGTGATCCTGTGGGGACCGCCCGGCACCGGCAAGACGACGCTCGCGCAGGCTGTCGCGCGCTCGTCGGGCCGTCGCTTCGTGGAGTTGTCGGCGGTGACGGCCGGCGTCAAAGACGTGCGCGAGGTGATGCAAGAGGCGCTGACCCAACGCGACATGTACGGGCAGTCCACGATCCTCTTCCTCGACGAGATCCACCGATTCACCAAGGCGCAGCAGGACGCGCTGCTGCCGGGCGTGGAGAACGGCTGGGTCGTGCTCATCGCCGCCACCACCGAGAACCCGTCGTTCTCGGTCATCTCGCCCCTGCTGTCGCGTTCGCTGCTGCTGACGCTGCAGCCGCTCACCGACGAGGACCTCGGCATGCTGGTCGATCGTGCGGTCAGCGACCCCCGGGGGCTCGCGGGAGCCGTGGCCCTCGATGACGATGCCCGGGCCGCGATCATCCGCCTCGCCTCGGGCGACGCCCGCCGCGCTCTCACCGCACTCGAGGCTGCGGCATCCATGGCCGACCCCGAAGCCGAGACGCCGGTGATCACCGCCGACCTCGTCGCGCAGGCCGTCGACCGGGCGCTGCTGCGCTACGACCGGCAGGGCGACGAGCACTACGACGTGATCAGCGCGTTCATCAAGTCCATCCGCGGCTCCGACGTGGATGCCGCCATGCACTACCTGGCCCGCATGATCGAAGCGGGGGAGGACCCGCGCTTCATCGCCCGGCGCCTGGTGATCTCGGCATCCGAGGACATCGGGCTGGCCGACCCGCAGGCCCTGACGATCGCGGTCGCCGCGGCCGACGCGGTCGCCTTCATCGGCATGCCGGAGGGCCGCATCCCGCTGGCCGAAGCGACGGCGTACCTCGCCACGACGGCCAAGTCCAACGCCGCGTACAACGCCATCAACGCCGCGATCGCCGATGTGCGCGCCGGCGGCTTCGGGCGCGTGCCGGTGCACCTGCGCGACGCCCACTACCCGGGGGCCAAGCGTCTGGGCCACGGCAAGGGCTACGTGTACCCGCACGACCTCGACGTGGGCGTGGCTACGCAGCAGTACTTGCCCGACGAGCTGCGCGGCCGCCGCTACTACGAGCCCACCGCCCGGGGTGTCGAGCGCGACATCGGCGCGCGCGTGGAGAAGATCCGCAAGATCCTCGGCGACTGA
- the mltG gene encoding endolytic transglycosylase MltG — MPSSSSPFDDPLADLFGKLPDPRGRAGVARSAPSPASSATGPPSEKPADEDPDAPADETASEPHPVSPAAAATGDRPLSRRDARRSAAAASPSVTPAQAPTQAPTPSPAPPPAEATAPASRPAATAPLDALFTGEATSDDLGAPPPPPDKRRRRRGGWIILALLLALIGGIGVGVAWVWNTYEEPIREFMGWEEPQDYEEGEATGEAMVTVISGDNGRSISQTLFDAGVTKTPDAFYDYLIDTRQNPPFQPGVYLLQQKMTSAAALTALLDPAKKQSNTAQLREGLTVEQSLPLLADGLGLPIEDFQAAVANPADYGVSAASLEGWLFPATYTFDPGATAADVIRTLVDRTIQSLDSAGVPVERREEILTIASIIEREARFEEDFYKVSRVIQNRLAPGNTETFGLLQMDSTAQYGYQEMHDGTVSSSREALEDDNPWNTYVHPGLPVGPIANPGDLAIDAAMHPADGPWMYFVTVNLDTGETIFTNTGAEHEQAVKQWQQWCADNPDSGC, encoded by the coding sequence ATGCCCTCATCTTCGTCACCGTTCGACGATCCGCTCGCCGACCTGTTCGGCAAGCTCCCCGACCCCCGGGGACGCGCGGGCGTCGCCCGGTCGGCGCCGTCGCCCGCGAGCAGTGCCACCGGGCCGCCATCGGAGAAACCGGCCGACGAGGACCCCGATGCGCCGGCGGATGAGACCGCTTCCGAGCCCCACCCCGTGAGCCCTGCGGCGGCCGCAACCGGCGACCGGCCGCTGTCGCGACGGGATGCCCGACGGTCAGCCGCCGCCGCGAGCCCGAGCGTTACCCCGGCCCAAGCCCCGACTCAAGCCCCGACCCCGTCACCGGCCCCGCCGCCGGCGGAGGCGACCGCACCCGCCTCACGCCCCGCGGCCACCGCCCCCCTCGACGCCCTGTTCACCGGTGAGGCGACCAGCGATGACCTGGGCGCACCGCCTCCGCCGCCGGACAAGCGCCGTCGGCGGCGCGGGGGCTGGATCATCCTCGCCCTCCTGCTCGCACTCATCGGCGGCATCGGCGTCGGCGTCGCCTGGGTGTGGAACACCTACGAGGAGCCCATCCGCGAGTTCATGGGCTGGGAGGAGCCGCAGGACTACGAGGAGGGCGAAGCCACCGGAGAAGCGATGGTGACCGTCATCAGCGGTGACAACGGCCGTTCGATCTCGCAGACCCTCTTCGATGCGGGCGTGACCAAAACCCCCGACGCCTTCTACGACTACCTCATCGACACCCGGCAGAACCCGCCCTTCCAGCCGGGCGTGTACCTGCTGCAGCAGAAGATGACCTCGGCGGCGGCGCTCACCGCGCTGCTGGATCCCGCAAAGAAGCAGTCGAACACCGCACAGCTGCGCGAGGGCCTGACCGTGGAGCAGTCCCTCCCACTGCTGGCCGACGGCCTCGGACTGCCGATCGAGGACTTCCAGGCAGCCGTGGCGAACCCCGCCGACTACGGGGTGAGCGCCGCCAGCCTCGAGGGGTGGCTCTTCCCGGCGACCTACACATTCGACCCGGGCGCGACGGCCGCCGACGTGATCCGCACTCTCGTCGACCGCACCATCCAGTCGCTCGACAGCGCCGGGGTCCCCGTCGAGCGTCGCGAGGAGATCCTCACGATCGCCTCGATCATCGAGCGCGAGGCCCGGTTCGAAGAGGACTTCTACAAGGTGTCGCGGGTCATTCAGAACCGCCTCGCGCCCGGAAACACCGAGACGTTCGGCCTGCTGCAGATGGACTCCACCGCGCAGTACGGCTACCAGGAGATGCACGACGGCACGGTGAGCTCGTCGCGGGAGGCACTCGAAGACGACAACCCGTGGAACACGTACGTGCACCCGGGCCTGCCCGTCGGACCCATCGCCAACCCCGGCGATCTCGCGATCGATGCGGCGATGCACCCCGCCGACGGACCGTGGATGTACTTCGTCACGGTCAACCTCGACACCGGCGAGACGATCTTCACCAACACCGGGGCGGAACACGAGCAGGCGGTCAAGCAGTGGCAGCAGTGGTGCGCTGACAACCCGGACTCCGGCTGCTGA
- a CDS encoding DUF349 domain-containing protein — protein sequence MPRAPQAAVKPVLPPAAPSASWGRVDDDGTVFVREGDDWRAVGQYPDGTPAEALAYFERKYTDLVSEVTLLEVRHRRGGASAADLRSAVALVRDKVNGAMAVGDLASLSARVEALDAELATASESEVAAAREAVEQAIAHRTSLVEQAEALAARDPKSVQWKQATSDMTSLFDQWQAHQQNGPRLPKSTAQQLWKRFRDARGTVDKHRREFYAELDETHKAARDRKTRLVERAEALAPRGEDGIAAYRDLLDEWKSSGRAGKKVDDALWARFKAAGDALYGARAERENADAEASKEKIEARRALLVEAAAVPDEKDIAKARQLLTGIQRRWDELGRIFPRDVERSLDDDLRKIEQALSTREQTDWKRNNPETKARANDMTRQLNDAIEKLESELEAARAAGDSRAEAAANEALAARKAWLSALGG from the coding sequence ATGCCGCGCGCCCCGCAGGCCGCCGTGAAGCCCGTGCTCCCGCCGGCCGCGCCGTCGGCGTCGTGGGGTCGCGTCGACGACGACGGCACCGTCTTCGTCCGCGAAGGCGACGACTGGCGCGCCGTCGGCCAGTACCCGGACGGCACGCCGGCCGAGGCGCTCGCCTACTTCGAGCGCAAGTACACCGATCTCGTCAGCGAGGTGACTCTCCTCGAGGTGCGCCACCGCCGCGGCGGTGCCAGCGCAGCTGACCTGCGCTCGGCCGTCGCCCTCGTTCGCGACAAGGTCAACGGCGCCATGGCCGTCGGCGATCTCGCTTCGCTCAGCGCCCGAGTGGAGGCGCTGGACGCCGAGCTCGCGACGGCGTCGGAATCCGAGGTCGCCGCCGCGCGCGAAGCCGTCGAGCAGGCGATCGCCCACCGTACCTCGCTCGTCGAGCAGGCCGAGGCGCTCGCGGCGCGCGACCCCAAGTCGGTGCAGTGGAAGCAGGCCACGAGCGACATGACGTCGCTCTTCGATCAGTGGCAGGCCCACCAGCAGAACGGTCCCCGTCTGCCGAAGTCGACGGCGCAGCAGCTGTGGAAGCGGTTCCGCGATGCACGCGGCACGGTCGACAAGCATCGCCGCGAGTTCTACGCCGAGCTGGACGAGACCCACAAGGCCGCCCGCGACCGTAAGACGCGCCTCGTCGAGCGTGCCGAGGCACTCGCGCCGCGCGGTGAGGACGGCATCGCCGCGTACCGCGATCTGCTCGACGAGTGGAAGAGCTCCGGTCGGGCCGGCAAGAAGGTCGACGACGCGCTCTGGGCCCGCTTCAAGGCCGCCGGCGACGCGCTCTACGGTGCCCGCGCCGAGCGTGAGAATGCCGACGCCGAGGCCTCCAAGGAGAAGATCGAGGCCCGCCGCGCCCTGCTGGTCGAGGCCGCCGCCGTCCCCGACGAGAAGGACATCGCCAAGGCGCGCCAGCTGCTCACCGGCATCCAGCGCCGCTGGGACGAGCTCGGTCGCATCTTCCCCCGCGACGTCGAGCGTTCGCTGGACGACGACCTGCGCAAGATCGAGCAGGCCCTCTCCACGCGCGAGCAGACCGACTGGAAGCGCAACAACCCCGAGACCAAGGCGCGCGCGAACGACATGACGCGCCAGCTCAACGACGCGATCGAGAAGCTCGAGTCCGAGCTCGAGGCGGCGCGCGCCGCGGGCGACAGCCGCGCTGAGGCAGCCGCCAACGAGGCCCTGGCTGCCCGCAAGGCATGGCTGTCCGCCCTGGGCGGCTGA
- a CDS encoding dioxygenase — protein MAPGAKGRDDRVARERARVYQARLDYQRGLKQRRRRDNLIAGIAGSALLLAIIGGQVLYYTTGPGVPEPTPTPSQTTPAPDLPLPEPDATTDPTPTPTTTP, from the coding sequence GTGGCACCTGGGGCGAAGGGCCGTGACGATCGCGTCGCACGAGAGCGTGCGCGGGTCTACCAGGCGCGCCTGGATTACCAGCGCGGGCTGAAGCAGCGTCGTCGCCGCGACAACCTCATCGCGGGGATCGCCGGAAGCGCGCTGCTGCTGGCCATCATCGGCGGACAGGTGCTCTACTACACGACTGGACCCGGCGTGCCGGAGCCCACCCCCACGCCCTCGCAGACCACGCCGGCACCCGATCTTCCGCTTCCCGAGCCGGATGCCACGACGGACCCGACCCCCACACCGACCACCACCCCCTGA
- the rpsD gene encoding 30S ribosomal protein S4: MATKSQDRRKVRLSRALGVALTPKAARYLEKRPYAPGEHGRTKRKQDSDYAVRLREKQRLREQYGIREKQMRNTFNEARRKDGLTGENLVELLEMRLDALVVRAGFARTTAQARQLVVHRHILVDGQTVDRPSFRVKPGQLIHVKAKSEGLEPFQVAAAGGHAEVLPPVPAYIEVELDKLQARLVRRPKRAEVPVTCDVQLVVEYYAAR, translated from the coding sequence GTGGCAACGAAGTCCCAGGACCGCCGCAAGGTCCGTCTGTCGCGCGCCCTCGGCGTCGCACTGACCCCGAAGGCCGCCCGCTACCTCGAGAAGCGTCCTTACGCTCCCGGCGAGCACGGCCGCACCAAGCGCAAGCAGGACAGCGACTACGCCGTCCGTCTGCGTGAGAAGCAGCGTCTGCGCGAGCAGTACGGCATCCGCGAGAAGCAGATGCGCAACACGTTCAACGAGGCCCGCCGCAAGGACGGCCTGACGGGTGAGAACCTCGTCGAGCTGCTCGAGATGCGTCTGGACGCCCTCGTCGTGCGTGCCGGCTTCGCCCGCACCACCGCGCAGGCCCGCCAGCTCGTCGTGCACCGCCACATCCTGGTCGACGGCCAGACCGTGGACCGCCCGTCGTTCCGCGTGAAGCCGGGTCAGCTCATCCACGTCAAGGCCAAGAGCGAGGGCCTCGAGCCCTTCCAGGTCGCAGCCGCCGGCGGTCACGCCGAGGTGCTGCCGCCCGTTCCCGCCTACATCGAGGTCGAGCTCGACAAGCTGCAGGCGCGCCTCGTGCGTCGCCCGAAGCGCGCCGAGGTGCCCGTCACCTGTGACGTGCAGCTCGTCGTGGAGTACTACGCCGCGCGCTGA
- a CDS encoding type IV toxin-antitoxin system AbiEi family antitoxin — MPSPFLYFAGGRLSGAELAAARLDGDLVEVGEGYMPADAVETRELRAASLAPLVGQTLAATHLSAAWVHGVLDTPPARHAVQRVVARRLSPSLDARVRYSDVRLDAADADVIGGVAVTSPTRTLADLARSRDAAHRDVAVRMMTIAPHLRDEALAWLAAAGPVPDKRAAVAFLRAYAVPSARPPPGTAGQDEVTRYTS, encoded by the coding sequence ATGCCGTCACCATTCCTCTACTTCGCCGGCGGTCGCCTGTCGGGCGCCGAGCTCGCGGCTGCGCGTCTGGACGGTGACCTGGTGGAGGTCGGCGAGGGATACATGCCCGCGGATGCGGTCGAGACGAGGGAGCTACGGGCTGCCTCTCTCGCGCCCTTGGTGGGGCAGACGCTCGCTGCGACACACCTGAGCGCCGCGTGGGTGCACGGCGTCCTCGACACGCCCCCCGCCCGGCACGCCGTGCAGCGCGTCGTGGCCCGCCGCCTGAGCCCGTCGCTCGACGCCCGGGTGCGCTACAGCGATGTGCGGCTGGATGCCGCCGACGCCGACGTGATCGGCGGCGTCGCGGTCACCTCCCCCACGCGCACCCTCGCCGACCTCGCCCGGTCACGCGACGCCGCCCACCGCGACGTCGCCGTGCGCATGATGACGATCGCTCCGCACCTGAGGGACGAGGCGCTGGCGTGGCTGGCGGCGGCGGGACCGGTTCCCGACAAACGGGCGGCGGTGGCGTTCCTGCGGGCGTACGCCGTGCCGAGCGCCCGGCCACCGCCGGGCACAGCCGGTCAGGACGAGGTGACCCGGTACACGTCGTAG
- the alaS gene encoding alanine--tRNA ligase, with protein sequence MKTAEIAQRYLDYFERNGHVIVPSASLVSPDPSVMFTIAGMVPFIPYLNGTVPPPYKRAADVQKCIRTNDIEEVGKTARHGTFFQMLGNWSFGDYFKEGAIGYAWELLTSSEADGGLGFAERDLWVTVYEDDDEAAQLWQKVAGLPADRIQRLGREDNYWTTGQPGPAGPCSEIYFDRGPAYGRDGGPAVDDSRFTEIWNLVFMQYAIANVTSKVDFDIVGDLPNKNIDTGMGLERVAFIKQGVENMYETDQVRPVLDRAIDLSGRRYGAVHEDDVRFRIVADHVRSSLMLLTDGVTPSNEGRGYILRRLMRRAIRSMRLLGVDAPTFPELFAASRDAMKDAYPEVAADYGRISAYAVAEEETFLRTLASGSTILDMAVEQTKDAGKTRIAGSEAFLLHDTYGFPIDLTLEIAQEAGLDVDRAGFDALMQEQRTRAKADARSRKRALADHSVYSAFRAAGETVFTGYTDLESESRVLGLIVDGVSVDRALAGQTAEVILAETALYAESGGQVADKGIIVGPGFELDVLDVQRPVAGLISHTVQVRSGEVGVGQPATSVVDAANRRAARQAHSATHLVHAALRDTLGKTATQAGSLNRAGYLRFDFTWGQALSPETRSEIEEIANNAVRDNLEVTTRVLALDEAKALGAQALFGEKYGDVVRMVDIGGPWSRELCGGTHVSSSAEIGLVNLVGESSVGASNRRVEALVGLDAFRELAAERAIVSQLTATLKTPRDQLPTRIAELAANLKAAEKKIAQFEARALGDKLPQLVASAERVGRFQVVAQSLGTASSADDVRTLALQARDRLGADAAAVIALGAEVSGRPVVIVATNEAARAAGAKAGVLAKGAAAALGGGGGGRDDVAQGGGTDASALPTALRSVATALESQSA encoded by the coding sequence ATGAAGACCGCTGAGATCGCCCAGCGCTACCTCGACTATTTCGAGCGCAACGGCCACGTCATCGTGCCGTCCGCCTCGCTGGTCAGCCCAGACCCGTCGGTGATGTTCACCATCGCCGGCATGGTCCCCTTCATCCCCTACCTCAACGGCACGGTGCCGCCGCCCTACAAGCGCGCCGCCGACGTGCAGAAGTGCATCCGCACCAACGACATCGAAGAGGTCGGCAAGACCGCCCGGCACGGGACGTTCTTCCAGATGCTCGGCAACTGGTCGTTCGGCGACTACTTCAAGGAAGGCGCCATCGGCTACGCCTGGGAGCTGCTGACGTCGTCCGAGGCCGACGGCGGCCTCGGATTCGCCGAGCGCGACCTTTGGGTCACCGTCTACGAGGACGATGACGAGGCCGCGCAGCTGTGGCAGAAGGTCGCCGGGCTGCCTGCCGACCGCATCCAGCGGCTCGGCCGCGAGGACAACTACTGGACCACGGGCCAGCCGGGACCGGCCGGGCCCTGCTCGGAGATCTACTTCGACCGCGGGCCGGCGTACGGCCGCGACGGCGGCCCGGCGGTGGATGACAGCAGGTTCACCGAGATCTGGAACCTCGTCTTCATGCAGTACGCCATCGCCAATGTCACCTCCAAGGTCGACTTCGACATCGTCGGCGATCTGCCCAACAAGAACATCGACACCGGCATGGGTCTCGAGCGCGTCGCCTTCATCAAGCAGGGCGTCGAGAACATGTACGAGACCGACCAGGTGCGCCCCGTGCTCGACCGGGCGATCGATCTCAGCGGCCGCCGCTACGGCGCGGTGCACGAGGACGACGTGCGCTTCCGCATCGTCGCCGACCACGTGCGCTCCTCGCTCATGCTGCTCACCGACGGCGTCACCCCCTCCAATGAGGGACGCGGCTACATCCTGCGTCGCCTCATGCGCCGCGCCATCCGCTCGATGCGTCTGCTCGGCGTCGACGCGCCGACCTTCCCCGAGCTGTTCGCGGCATCGCGCGACGCCATGAAGGACGCCTACCCCGAGGTCGCGGCGGACTACGGCCGCATCTCGGCCTACGCCGTCGCCGAGGAGGAGACGTTCCTGCGCACCCTCGCGTCGGGTTCGACCATCCTCGACATGGCCGTGGAGCAGACGAAGGATGCCGGCAAGACCCGCATCGCCGGCTCCGAGGCGTTCCTGCTGCACGACACCTACGGCTTCCCGATCGACCTCACGCTCGAGATCGCCCAGGAGGCGGGCCTGGACGTCGACCGCGCCGGGTTCGACGCGCTCATGCAGGAGCAGCGCACCCGCGCGAAGGCCGACGCGCGCTCGCGCAAGCGCGCCCTGGCCGATCACAGCGTCTACAGCGCCTTCCGCGCCGCCGGCGAGACCGTCTTCACCGGCTACACCGACCTCGAGTCCGAGTCCCGCGTGCTGGGCCTCATCGTCGACGGCGTCTCGGTCGACCGTGCGCTGGCCGGCCAGACCGCCGAGGTGATCCTCGCCGAGACGGCCCTGTACGCCGAGTCCGGTGGTCAGGTCGCCGACAAGGGCATCATCGTCGGCCCCGGCTTCGAGCTCGACGTGCTCGACGTGCAGCGTCCGGTGGCCGGGCTCATCAGCCACACGGTGCAGGTGCGCAGCGGCGAGGTCGGCGTGGGTCAGCCGGCGACGAGCGTGGTGGATGCCGCGAACCGCCGTGCCGCGCGTCAGGCGCACTCGGCGACGCACCTCGTGCACGCCGCCCTGCGGGACACGCTCGGCAAGACCGCGACGCAGGCAGGCTCGCTCAACCGGGCCGGCTACCTGCGCTTCGACTTCACGTGGGGCCAGGCACTGTCGCCCGAGACGCGCAGTGAGATCGAGGAGATCGCCAACAACGCCGTGCGCGACAACCTCGAGGTCACGACCCGCGTGCTCGCACTCGATGAGGCCAAGGCGCTCGGCGCCCAGGCGCTCTTCGGCGAGAAGTACGGCGACGTCGTGCGCATGGTCGACATCGGCGGGCCGTGGTCGCGCGAGCTCTGCGGCGGCACGCACGTGTCGTCCAGCGCCGAGATCGGGCTGGTGAACCTCGTCGGCGAGTCGTCCGTTGGGGCCTCGAACCGCCGCGTCGAAGCCCTCGTCGGACTCGACGCCTTCCGCGAGCTCGCCGCCGAGCGTGCGATCGTCTCGCAGCTCACGGCGACGCTGAAGACCCCGCGCGACCAGCTGCCCACCCGCATCGCGGAGCTGGCGGCGAACCTCAAGGCGGCTGAGAAGAAGATCGCGCAGTTCGAAGCGCGCGCGCTCGGCGACAAGCTGCCGCAGCTTGTGGCGTCGGCCGAGCGCGTCGGTCGCTTCCAGGTCGTCGCCCAGTCGCTGGGAACCGCATCGTCGGCCGACGACGTGCGCACGCTCGCGCTGCAGGCCCGCGACCGTCTCGGTGCGGATGCCGCTGCGGTCATCGCCCTCGGCGCCGAGGTGTCGGGTCGGCCGGTCGTGATCGTCGCGACCAATGAGGCCGCACGCGCTGCCGGCGCGAAGGCCGGCGTGCTCGCCAAGGGGGCCGCGGCTGCTCTCGGCGGCGGCGGCGGCGGGCGCGACGACGTCGCCCAGGGCGGCGGGACGGATGCCTCGGCGCTGCCGACCGCGCTCCGATCTGTCGCCACGGCGCTGGAGTCGCAGTCGGCGTGA